The sequence GTGCAACCAGGGTGACACGCCActcctaccccctccccccggcccgtcacaggccccatcgcgtggtgcgaggcagccggTGGACACGCCTTACAGCAAAATGCCGACCCGGCcatcggagcacggcccctgcctccaGCGCTacccgcccgcctcgcaggtcgcctcacagccgctcccccatcatgccgggcgcacgtgctgcatccctcccccctctcggCGCGGCACAGGCTCCCGGCACCGGTAGGCAGCCATGGCCGCGTGGCGTACGTTGGAGTCGCGCAGACGCTTTACCCATCATACGAATCGTGCAAACGTGTTCACGGTCGCATGCAGCtccaacgcaacgccatcccaCGGCCTCACCGCCAACCTCAGTGGCGCTAAATCGCACGGAGCCCACACCCTTACGTCGTAGGTGCTCGACACTGTCACCACCGGAAGTGGCGCGGTGGCTGGCACGGCGAaggggctgctcggctgaGCGGAAAGGAGATAAAAGGAGAAGATCGTGAAATGTACCTTTTTGTCAgggtgtttgtgtgcacaTGTGCGTTGCGGATGCGTGCGGATGAGGACTTGCGCCAACGTGTTCGTGCGACGAAGCGGAGAGAGTCGCGTGTTTGTAGCTCGCCTCTCTGCTGAAACGGATCCGAACATGCGTTGGCGTAAGCGCGCTCACAGGATTTCACGATCTGGATAGCGTGTGGCGAGTTCGCAGTTCCTGTCATTGTTCTTTCCGACCTTTATGCATTAGTGACGCCTCTTCAGCTGGTATACATCGGGCACCCGCTTGGGCAGCATCGAGGGCGCAGCATCAGAGTTCCGGGTGTCGTCAGAGGCCCCCTCAACGGTGGCCACAGCTTGCCCAGTACACAAGAGGCGCTTGCGCTTGTGGCCAGTCCCTGCGGAGGCCTCCGTGTTGCCATGTTTCTTGCCTCTGCTCAGGTAGCTATCGTAGAAGAGTCTGCTGAAGAGGCCAAAGTAGGACATGTACATCATCAGCCCGACGCGTGCGTTCGTCCCGTTCGACTGACACCCCTTTCCAGATACATACATGTGGTATAACGTGTAGACCTCGGTGAACATCCCCACCACCATCTGCGCAATCTGGAGGAAGGTGATGAGCGGGGCGAAGGGACGCACGTACTTCCGGTACCCGCAGGAGCAGATGAAAAAGTAGAAGTACATGATGGAGTGCACGCCGTAGTTCATGCCAGCGAACACGAGGCCACCGGAGATCTTCATGGCGTACGAATGCCAGCAGTACAGCATGACGGTGACGTGGTGA comes from Leishmania infantum JPCM5 genome chromosome 14 and encodes:
- a CDS encoding beta-ketoacyl-CoA synthase, translating into MLNPFHYLDDFRGDVVCAWMRANLEIPSVVTVLYIVMVLYVPRTFMKHRPAYNLRALNLIWNLGLSLFSCCGAYYCLPEVFKSLFVSEFTVRNFSKGGTVTLHGSFYKGVCGLNADLFCDGPVGAFVCLFVLSKIPEMLDTAFLVFQKKPVIFLHWYHHVTVMLYCWHSYAMKISGGLVFAGMNYGVHSIMYFYFFICSCGYRKYVRPFAPLITFLQIAQMVVGMFTEVYTLYHMYVSGKGCQSNGTNARVGLMMYMSYFGLFSRLFYDSYLSRGKKHGNTEASAGTGHKRKRLLCTGQAVATVEGASDDTRNSDAAPSMLPKRVPDVYQLKRRH